The Syntrophorhabdaceae bacterium genome includes a region encoding these proteins:
- a CDS encoding ATP-binding protein, protein DIELVYSLSDGKINVNADAVQIEQVLINLVANARDAMPEGGTLTIKTATTNLEQRFVDIHKHVKPGSYALITISDTGTGISEELKEKIFEPFFTTKDIDRGTGLGLSIVYGIVKQHNGYIDLESKLGQGTTFKVYLPLAEEDIKPSEIEEKKEIEGGKEIILLAEDDEMVRIFERDILKGKGYKVIEAINGEDAITKFHLQKDKIDLVILDVVMPRKNGKEVYDEIRKIDPHVPVLFASGYTFDIIEQKGIEMGKAEIIQKPIAIDVLLRKVRDILNKKNKKTKEIN, encoded by the coding sequence GATATAGAGCTTGTGTATTCACTTTCAGATGGCAAAATTAATGTCAATGCCGATGCAGTTCAGATAGAGCAGGTTTTAATAAACCTGGTGGCAAATGCAAGGGATGCCATGCCTGAAGGAGGCACATTAACTATAAAGACTGCAACAACAAATCTTGAACAAAGATTTGTAGATATACACAAACATGTAAAGCCAGGGTCATATGCCCTTATTACCATTTCTGATACAGGAACTGGCATTTCAGAAGAACTCAAAGAAAAGATATTTGAACCCTTCTTTACCACAAAAGACATAGATAGAGGCACAGGTCTTGGTCTGTCAATAGTATATGGGATAGTAAAACAGCATAATGGCTACATAGATTTAGAAAGCAAACTTGGACAGGGGACTACCTTTAAGGTTTATCTTCCCCTGGCAGAAGAAGATATAAAGCCATCAGAGATAGAGGAAAAGAAAGAAATAGAAGGTGGTAAAGAGATTATCTTGCTTGCCGAGGATGATGAGATGGTAAGAATCTTTGAGAGGGATATCCTTAAGGGAAAGGGCTACAAGGTAATAGAGGCTATAAATGGAGAAGATGCAATTACAAAATTCCATTTGCAAAAGGATAAGATAGACCTTGTCATCCTTGATGTGGTTATGCCCAGAAAAAACGGAAAAGAGGTTTATGACGAGATAAGAAAGATAGACCCTCATGTGCCTGTATTATTCGCAAGTGGTTATACCTTTGATATCATAGAGCAAAAAGGCATTGAAATGGGTAAGGCAGAGATTATACAAAAACCCATTGCCATTGATGTTCTTTTGAGAAAGGTAAGGGATATCCTTAATAAAAAGAACAAAAAGACAAAAGAGATTAATTAG